The Eurosta solidaginis isolate ZX-2024a chromosome 4, ASM4086904v1, whole genome shotgun sequence genome includes a window with the following:
- the LOC137250742 gene encoding uncharacterized protein encodes MISGGCAHKIEVDNLENGEIIRHKLLLIKGQIRHQTISTSVSATHATSKCTGQQTIALLVKSQSVEYKRKHSTGRLVQQQSQISRNGQFKLLTDLSQHVAESENQQLPLKLELKFCNIVQHLQIFYESVTLNQNSYQLQPLYIVCGDRKPSKEELHENCEKINLNLHLVQSIYAEQLRSAGFGRRTFALHKGCQVFETRQRCEQVWQQNEDNLWQNFAQELLNSCAWGEKPNLKFVAFIGCTKYDGEKVAASEDFSYANIRRHLKGHAALGGGGLALFGTGYFYAWPKNVSEISSCFSNIKPVDLTLFPDDSNYRRTHGGVYATTLGSVVHEIGHTFDLGHTKDGVMGNGFDYINQVFTTDNLTECLPDRIIQQQAPNANVAQPANRPRFTQLKRTSNNFLQKYHEQKSSEPFYFTRNCLIILAHHKWFTYLNCNNGGAEKAEDKLIIYDAISNCVISKAVESHPLCLIEVRSVDNSLVKCWYEMQSDKDKNAIYKFQLPREAIEAIQKNHYLFVLTQTGLITRLCEG; translated from the coding sequence ATGATAAGTGGCGGATGTGCACACAAGATAGAAGTGGATAATTTGGAAAACGGTGAAATTATAAGACACAAACTACTTCTAATAAAAGGTCAAATCCGTCATCAAACAATATCAACATCAGTATCGGCAACACATGCCACATCAAAGTGTACTGGACAGCAAACAATTGCATTACTTGTGAAATCGCAATCGGTAGAGTACAAACGAAAACATAGCACTGGCCGGCTAGTGCAACAACAATCGCAAATATCAAGAAATGGTCAGTTCAAACTACTAACTGATCTAAGCCAGCATGTGGCAGAGTCAGAGAACCAACAATTGCCGTTAAAATTAGAGTTGAAATTTTGCAACATTGTGCAGCATTTGCAAATATTTTATGAATCTGTCACGTTGAACCAAAACAGTTATCAATTACAACCATTATATATCGTGTGCGGCGATCGAAAGCCCTCTAAAGAAGAGTTAcatgaaaattgcgaaaaaatcaATTTGAATTTACATTTAGTACAAAGCATATATGCTGAACAACTACGATCGGCTGGCTTTGGTCGACGTACGTTTGCGTTGCACAAAGGTTGTCAAGTATTTGAGACGAGGCAAAGGTGCGAGCAAGTGTGGCAACAAAACGAGGATAATTTGTGGCAAAACTTTGCACAAGAGCTACTCAATTCATGCGCTTGGGGTGAGAAACCAAATTTGAAATTTGTAGCATTTATTGGTTGTACAAAATATGATGGCGAAAAAGTGGCTGCGTCGGAAGATTTTTCCTACGCAAACATACGCCGTCATTTAAAAGGCCACGCAGCTTTGGGTGGTGGTGGCTTGGCGCTCTTTGGCACTGGTTATTTTTATGCATGGCCGAAAAACGTTAGTGAAATCTCTTCTTGCTTTAGCAACATTAAGCCGGTAGATCTAACACTCTTTCCAGATGATAGTAACTATCGGCGTACACACGGTGGCGTTTATGCCACTACTCTTGGTTCTGTAGTGCATGAAATTGGTCATACATTTGATCTTGGCCACACTAAAGATGGTGTAATGGGCAATGGTTTCGATTATATTAATCAGGTTTTCACTACAGATAACCTAACCGAATGTTTACCCGATAGAATAATACAGCAACAGGCTCCAAACGCAAATGTAGCACAACCAGCTAATCGTccgcgttttacacaactcaagCGCACGtccaataattttttgcaaaaatatcacgAGCAAAAATCAAGCGAACCATTTTATTTTACTCGTAATTGTTTGATTATTCTGGCGCATCACAAATGGTTCACATATCTCAATTGCAACAACGGTGGAGCGGAGAAAGCTGAAGATAAACTGATTATATATGATGCGATAAGTAATTGTGTGATATCCAAAGCCGTTGAAAGTCACCCGCTGTGTTTGATTGAAGTGCGCTCTGTGGACAATAGTTTAGTTAAATGCTGGTACGAAATGCAGTCGGACAAAGATAAGAACGCAATTTATAAATTTCAATTGCCAAGAGAAGCGATTGAAGCGATTCAAAAGAATCATTACTTGTTCGTATTGACGCAAACGGGTTTGATTACGCGATTGTGTGAAGGCTAA